One window of Nicotiana tomentosiformis chromosome 11, ASM39032v3, whole genome shotgun sequence genomic DNA carries:
- the LOC104087501 gene encoding NAC domain-containing protein 83-like: MEKLSFVKNGVLRLPPGFRFRPTDEELVVQYLKRKVLSFPLPASIIPEVEIHKSDPWDLPGDSEQERYFFSTREVKYPNGNRSNRATNSGYWKATGIDKQIVSCKGQQLVGLKKTLVFYRGKSPHGCRTNWIMHEYRLANLETTSIQAKNNLTQEKWVLCRIFLKRRDSKNEEENITHEVFNNRNTRANSGNKKKPMFYDFMAREREDLNGSVAASTSFSGSSGITHELTTNESDDHEESSSFTTFRKQWP; encoded by the exons ATGGAGAAGCTTAGTTTTGTGAAAAATGGTGTACTGAGATTGCCTCCTGGATTTAGGTTTCGTCCAACTGATGAAGAGCTTGTAGTTCAGTATTTAAAGCGTAAGGTCTTGTCTTTCCCCTTGCCAGCCTCCATTATCCCTGAGGTGGAAATTCACAAGTCTGATCCTTGGGATTTGCCAG GTGATTCAGAGCAGGAAAGGTACTTCTTTAGCACAAGGGAGGTGAAGTATCCAAATGGGAACAGGTCAAATAGAGCAACAAACTCAGGTTATTGGAAGGCAACTGGAATTGACAAGCAAATAGTGAGTTGCAAGGGCCAACAATTGGTAGGATTGAAGAAAACTCTTGTCTTCTATAGAGGAAAATCTCCACATGGTTGCAGAACTAATTGGATTATGCACGAATATCGTCTTGCTAATCTTGAAACCACTTCCATCCAAGCCAAGAACAACCTTACGCAG GAAAAGTGGGTTCTCTGCCGCATATTCTTAAAGAGAAGAGATAGTAAAAATGAGGAGGAGAACATAACACATGAGGTTTTTAATAACAGAAACACAAGAGCAAATTCAGGGAATAAGAAGAAGCCAATGTTTTACGATTTTATGGCGAGAGAGAGGGAGGATTTGAATGGATCAGTTGCAGCTTCAACATCATTTTCTGGTTCCAGTGGCATCACTCAT